A region of Haliotis asinina isolate JCU_RB_2024 chromosome 7, JCU_Hal_asi_v2, whole genome shotgun sequence DNA encodes the following proteins:
- the LOC137291783 gene encoding protein Hook homolog 3-like isoform X3 produces MDRDKLCASLITWLKTFNIDGPCNTADELSNGIAMAQVLQQIAPDYFNDSWMSKMKRDDTLNWRIKVSNLKKILKGILEYNLEVLGIQIQGFQMPDINAIGEHNNASELGRLLQLILGCAVNCEEKHEYIQRIMAMEESVQQMIMNAIQELMTKEIASAGDSESEMAEQLKKTVEELNSALEAKEELLQRCHELDMQVASLSEEKSMFSVENERLLERLHQAESMDDPSTPAGKRYHHLSSQIEKLQEEVYKLETGKDDYRIKFDVASKELIEQKEKNAELSALADEARSLKDELDILRHTSEQVAKYESTIESYKKKLEDMSDLRGQIKMLEEKNTKYMQEHLELQEDARKVSSLKQQLEMYKIQTHELQSKLADEIKRADKAEFEFKRVQEKMVTLQSERDRIATERDSLKEMNEELKCTTQYQVPDIVAGNNELPDLASTPHRMEMLSIPPEIKEKLLRLEHENKMLTMGSAGTQDEQTQLIQTMLDDANARKNELETEVRIGNQRILELEAQLEDLQDNKLSSVSNTEVIQLHKKINELEQKVDSQTTELGQRNRELAQLQGQVSAGADRVLSLQEQLNKKDDDMKTMEERYTRYLERAKQVVSEMSSMQKMDGDAPELQLLRNQLIEKERMIAQMEKESEKTRNIRDQEQKLMVSAWYNLGMQIQRKEAEERLVNSSLGQSFLARQRQTRTRQGQPQVTNRPNSTSFVSITSYQD; encoded by the exons AGCTCCAGATTACTTCAATGATTCCTGGATGTCTAAAATGAAGAGAGATGACACTCTAAACTGGAGGATAAAG GTCAGCAACttgaagaaaatattgaaaGGAATTCTGGAATATAATCTCGAG GTCCTTGGTATACAGATTCAAGGTTTCCAGATGCCTGATATAAATGCTATAG GTGAACACAACAATGCATCTGAGCTGGGGCGGTTGCTGCAGCTGATCCTGGGTTGTGCTGTCAACTGTGAGGAGAAGCATGAGTACATCCAGCGTATTATGGCCATGGAGGAGTCAGTGCAGCAGATGATCATGAACGCCATTCAGGAG ctgATGACGAAGGAAATAGCCTCTGCTGGTGACTCAGAGTCTGAAATGGCAGAACAG CTGAAGAAGACAGTGGAAGAATTGAACAGTGCCTTAGAAGCAAAAGAAGAGCTCTTGCAGCGATGTCACGAACTTGATATGCAG GTGGCATCACTGTCAGAGGAGAAGTCAATGTTCAGTGTGGAGAATGAGAGACTTCTGGAGAGACTCCATCAAGCTGAGAGTATGGATGATCCAAG CACCCCTGCTGGTAAGCGGTACCACCACCTGTCTAGTCAGATAGAGAAACTACAGGAGGAAGTGTATAAGCTGGAGACAG GCAAGGATGATTACAGAATCAAATTTGACGTTGCTTCGAAAGAACTTATAGAACAGAAAGAAAAG AATGCCGAGTTGTCAGCACTAGCGGATGAAGCCAGGTCATTGAAAGATGAACTGGATATCCTTAGACATACATCAGAACAAGTG GCCAAATATGAATCGACGATTGAGTCCTATAAAAAGAAATTGG AGGACATGAGTGACTTACGAGGACAGATAAAAATGTTAGAAGAGAAAAATActaaatatatgcaagaacatTTAGAACTACAAGAG GACGCACGTAAAGTGTCCTCCCTGAAGCAGCAGCTCGAGATGTACAAGATACAGACCCACGAGCTACAGAGCAAGCTGGCCGATGAGATCAAGCGAGCTGACAAGGCAGAGTTTGAGTTCAAGAGGGTGCAGGAGAAGATGGTGACACTGCAGAGTGAGAGAGAC AGAATAGCCACAGAGAGGGATTCCTTGAAGGAGATGAACGAGGAGCTGAAATGTACAACTCAGTACCAAGTGCCAGACATAGTGGCTGGGAATAATGAACTGCCAGACTTGGCATCAACGCCTCATCGCATGGAAATGCTATCAATACCTCCAGAAATTAA GGAAAAGTTGTTACGCCTGGAGCATGAGAACAAGATGTTGACAATGGGATCTGCAGGGACACAGGATGAGCAGACGCAGTTGATACAGACGATGCTTGATGATGCTAATGCAAGGAAGAACGAGCTTGAGACAGAAGTCAG GATAGGGAACCAGCGTATCCTGGAGCTTGAGGCCCAGCTTGAGGACCTCCAGGACAACAAGCTGTCTAGTGTTTCCAATACTGAGGTCATACAGCTGCACAAGAAGATTAACGAGCTGGAGCAGAAGGTGGACAGTCAGACAACGGAGTTGGGCCAGCGGAACCGTGAACTGGCACAGCTGCAGGGCCAGGTCAGTGCTGGCGCCGACAGGGTCCTCAGTCTTCAGGAACAACTCAACAAAAAAGATGATGACATGAAGACGATGGAGGAACGATACACCAGATACCTTGAGAGGGCCAAACAG GTTGTGTCGGAGATGAGCAGTATGCAGAAGATGGATGGTGATGCCCCAGAGCTTCAGTTACTGAGGAACCAGCTGATAGAGAAGGAGAGGATGATAGCGCAGATGGAG AAGGAGAGTGAAAAGACAAGGAACATTCGAGACCaggaacagaaactgatggtctCTGCCTGGTACAATCTG GGTATGCAAATCCAGAGGAAAGAAGCAGAAGAGAGACTTGTCAACAGCTCTTTGGGTCAGTCATTCCTTGCACGCCAGCGCCAGACTCGCACTCGTCAGGGCCAGCCACAAGTCACAAACCGTCCCAATTCTACAAG
- the LOC137291783 gene encoding protein Hook homolog 3-like isoform X1, which translates to MDRDKLCASLITWLKTFNIDGPCNTADELSNGIAMAQVLQQIAPDYFNDSWMSKMKRDDTLNWRIKVSNLKKILKGILEYNLEVLGIQIQGFQMPDINAIGEHNNASELGRLLQLILGCAVNCEEKHEYIQRIMAMEESVQQMIMNAIQELMTKEIASAGDSESEMAEQLKKTVEELNSALEAKEELLQRCHELDMQVASLSEEKSMFSVENERLLERLHQAESMDDPSTPAGKRYHHLSSQIEKLQEEVYKLETGKDDYRIKFDVASKELIEQKEKNAELSALADEARSLKDELDILRHTSEQVAKYESTIESYKKKLEDMSDLRGQIKMLEEKNTKYMQEHLELQEDARKVSSLKQQLEMYKIQTHELQSKLADEIKRADKAEFEFKRVQEKMVTLQSERDRIATERDSLKEMNEELKCTTQYQVPDIVAGNNELPDLASTPHRMEMLSIPPEIKEKLLRLEHENKMLTMGSAGTQDEQTQLIQTMLDDANARKNELETEVRIGNQRILELEAQLEDLQDNKLSSVSNTEVIQLHKKINELEQKVDSQTTELGQRNRELAQLQGQVSAGADRVLSLQEQLNKKDDDMKTMEERYTRYLERAKQVVSEMSSMQKMDGDAPELQLLRNQLIEKERMIAQMEKESEKTRNIRDQEQKLMVSAWYNLGMQIQRKEAEERLVNSSLGQSFLARQRQTRTRQGQPQVTNRPNSTSVSLGTSNNIPSS; encoded by the exons AGCTCCAGATTACTTCAATGATTCCTGGATGTCTAAAATGAAGAGAGATGACACTCTAAACTGGAGGATAAAG GTCAGCAACttgaagaaaatattgaaaGGAATTCTGGAATATAATCTCGAG GTCCTTGGTATACAGATTCAAGGTTTCCAGATGCCTGATATAAATGCTATAG GTGAACACAACAATGCATCTGAGCTGGGGCGGTTGCTGCAGCTGATCCTGGGTTGTGCTGTCAACTGTGAGGAGAAGCATGAGTACATCCAGCGTATTATGGCCATGGAGGAGTCAGTGCAGCAGATGATCATGAACGCCATTCAGGAG ctgATGACGAAGGAAATAGCCTCTGCTGGTGACTCAGAGTCTGAAATGGCAGAACAG CTGAAGAAGACAGTGGAAGAATTGAACAGTGCCTTAGAAGCAAAAGAAGAGCTCTTGCAGCGATGTCACGAACTTGATATGCAG GTGGCATCACTGTCAGAGGAGAAGTCAATGTTCAGTGTGGAGAATGAGAGACTTCTGGAGAGACTCCATCAAGCTGAGAGTATGGATGATCCAAG CACCCCTGCTGGTAAGCGGTACCACCACCTGTCTAGTCAGATAGAGAAACTACAGGAGGAAGTGTATAAGCTGGAGACAG GCAAGGATGATTACAGAATCAAATTTGACGTTGCTTCGAAAGAACTTATAGAACAGAAAGAAAAG AATGCCGAGTTGTCAGCACTAGCGGATGAAGCCAGGTCATTGAAAGATGAACTGGATATCCTTAGACATACATCAGAACAAGTG GCCAAATATGAATCGACGATTGAGTCCTATAAAAAGAAATTGG AGGACATGAGTGACTTACGAGGACAGATAAAAATGTTAGAAGAGAAAAATActaaatatatgcaagaacatTTAGAACTACAAGAG GACGCACGTAAAGTGTCCTCCCTGAAGCAGCAGCTCGAGATGTACAAGATACAGACCCACGAGCTACAGAGCAAGCTGGCCGATGAGATCAAGCGAGCTGACAAGGCAGAGTTTGAGTTCAAGAGGGTGCAGGAGAAGATGGTGACACTGCAGAGTGAGAGAGAC AGAATAGCCACAGAGAGGGATTCCTTGAAGGAGATGAACGAGGAGCTGAAATGTACAACTCAGTACCAAGTGCCAGACATAGTGGCTGGGAATAATGAACTGCCAGACTTGGCATCAACGCCTCATCGCATGGAAATGCTATCAATACCTCCAGAAATTAA GGAAAAGTTGTTACGCCTGGAGCATGAGAACAAGATGTTGACAATGGGATCTGCAGGGACACAGGATGAGCAGACGCAGTTGATACAGACGATGCTTGATGATGCTAATGCAAGGAAGAACGAGCTTGAGACAGAAGTCAG GATAGGGAACCAGCGTATCCTGGAGCTTGAGGCCCAGCTTGAGGACCTCCAGGACAACAAGCTGTCTAGTGTTTCCAATACTGAGGTCATACAGCTGCACAAGAAGATTAACGAGCTGGAGCAGAAGGTGGACAGTCAGACAACGGAGTTGGGCCAGCGGAACCGTGAACTGGCACAGCTGCAGGGCCAGGTCAGTGCTGGCGCCGACAGGGTCCTCAGTCTTCAGGAACAACTCAACAAAAAAGATGATGACATGAAGACGATGGAGGAACGATACACCAGATACCTTGAGAGGGCCAAACAG GTTGTGTCGGAGATGAGCAGTATGCAGAAGATGGATGGTGATGCCCCAGAGCTTCAGTTACTGAGGAACCAGCTGATAGAGAAGGAGAGGATGATAGCGCAGATGGAG AAGGAGAGTGAAAAGACAAGGAACATTCGAGACCaggaacagaaactgatggtctCTGCCTGGTACAATCTG GGTATGCAAATCCAGAGGAAAGAAGCAGAAGAGAGACTTGTCAACAGCTCTTTGGGTCAGTCATTCCTTGCACGCCAGCGCCAGACTCGCACTCGTCAGGGCCAGCCACAAGTCACAAACCGTCCCAATTCTACAAG
- the LOC137291783 gene encoding protein Hook homolog 3-like isoform X4, with translation MDRDKLCASLITWLKTFNIDGPCNTADELSNGIAMAQVLQQIAPDYFNDSWMSKMKRDDTLNWRIKVSNLKKILKGILEYNLEVLGIQIQGFQMPDINAIGEHNNASELGRLLQLILGCAVNCEEKHEYIQRIMAMEESVQQMIMNAIQELMTKEIASAGDSESEMAEQLKKTVEELNSALEAKEELLQRCHELDMQVASLSEEKSMFSVENERLLERLHQAESMDDPSTPAGKRYHHLSSQIEKLQEEVYKLETGKDDYRIKFDVASKELIEQKEKNAELSALADEARSLKDELDILRHTSEQVAKYESTIESYKKKLEDMSDLRGQIKMLEEKNTKYMQEHLELQEDARKVSSLKQQLEMYKIQTHELQSKLADEIKRADKAEFEFKRVQEKMVTLQSERDRIATERDSLKEMNEELKCTTQYQVPDIVAGNNELPDLASTPHRMEMLSIPPEIKEKLLRLEHENKMLTMGSAGTQDEQTQLIQTMLDDANARKNELETEVRIGNQRILELEAQLEDLQDNKLSSVSNTEVIQLHKKINELEQKVDSQTTELGQRNRELAQLQGQVSAGADRVLSLQEQLNKKDDDMKTMEERYTRYLERAKQVVSEMSSMQKMDGDAPELQLLRNQLIEKERMIAQMEKESEKTRNIRDQEQKLMVSAWYNLGMQIQRKEAEERLVNSSLGQSFLARQRQTRTRQGQPQVTNRPNSTSQFN, from the exons AGCTCCAGATTACTTCAATGATTCCTGGATGTCTAAAATGAAGAGAGATGACACTCTAAACTGGAGGATAAAG GTCAGCAACttgaagaaaatattgaaaGGAATTCTGGAATATAATCTCGAG GTCCTTGGTATACAGATTCAAGGTTTCCAGATGCCTGATATAAATGCTATAG GTGAACACAACAATGCATCTGAGCTGGGGCGGTTGCTGCAGCTGATCCTGGGTTGTGCTGTCAACTGTGAGGAGAAGCATGAGTACATCCAGCGTATTATGGCCATGGAGGAGTCAGTGCAGCAGATGATCATGAACGCCATTCAGGAG ctgATGACGAAGGAAATAGCCTCTGCTGGTGACTCAGAGTCTGAAATGGCAGAACAG CTGAAGAAGACAGTGGAAGAATTGAACAGTGCCTTAGAAGCAAAAGAAGAGCTCTTGCAGCGATGTCACGAACTTGATATGCAG GTGGCATCACTGTCAGAGGAGAAGTCAATGTTCAGTGTGGAGAATGAGAGACTTCTGGAGAGACTCCATCAAGCTGAGAGTATGGATGATCCAAG CACCCCTGCTGGTAAGCGGTACCACCACCTGTCTAGTCAGATAGAGAAACTACAGGAGGAAGTGTATAAGCTGGAGACAG GCAAGGATGATTACAGAATCAAATTTGACGTTGCTTCGAAAGAACTTATAGAACAGAAAGAAAAG AATGCCGAGTTGTCAGCACTAGCGGATGAAGCCAGGTCATTGAAAGATGAACTGGATATCCTTAGACATACATCAGAACAAGTG GCCAAATATGAATCGACGATTGAGTCCTATAAAAAGAAATTGG AGGACATGAGTGACTTACGAGGACAGATAAAAATGTTAGAAGAGAAAAATActaaatatatgcaagaacatTTAGAACTACAAGAG GACGCACGTAAAGTGTCCTCCCTGAAGCAGCAGCTCGAGATGTACAAGATACAGACCCACGAGCTACAGAGCAAGCTGGCCGATGAGATCAAGCGAGCTGACAAGGCAGAGTTTGAGTTCAAGAGGGTGCAGGAGAAGATGGTGACACTGCAGAGTGAGAGAGAC AGAATAGCCACAGAGAGGGATTCCTTGAAGGAGATGAACGAGGAGCTGAAATGTACAACTCAGTACCAAGTGCCAGACATAGTGGCTGGGAATAATGAACTGCCAGACTTGGCATCAACGCCTCATCGCATGGAAATGCTATCAATACCTCCAGAAATTAA GGAAAAGTTGTTACGCCTGGAGCATGAGAACAAGATGTTGACAATGGGATCTGCAGGGACACAGGATGAGCAGACGCAGTTGATACAGACGATGCTTGATGATGCTAATGCAAGGAAGAACGAGCTTGAGACAGAAGTCAG GATAGGGAACCAGCGTATCCTGGAGCTTGAGGCCCAGCTTGAGGACCTCCAGGACAACAAGCTGTCTAGTGTTTCCAATACTGAGGTCATACAGCTGCACAAGAAGATTAACGAGCTGGAGCAGAAGGTGGACAGTCAGACAACGGAGTTGGGCCAGCGGAACCGTGAACTGGCACAGCTGCAGGGCCAGGTCAGTGCTGGCGCCGACAGGGTCCTCAGTCTTCAGGAACAACTCAACAAAAAAGATGATGACATGAAGACGATGGAGGAACGATACACCAGATACCTTGAGAGGGCCAAACAG GTTGTGTCGGAGATGAGCAGTATGCAGAAGATGGATGGTGATGCCCCAGAGCTTCAGTTACTGAGGAACCAGCTGATAGAGAAGGAGAGGATGATAGCGCAGATGGAG AAGGAGAGTGAAAAGACAAGGAACATTCGAGACCaggaacagaaactgatggtctCTGCCTGGTACAATCTG GGTATGCAAATCCAGAGGAAAGAAGCAGAAGAGAGACTTGTCAACAGCTCTTTGGGTCAGTCATTCCTTGCACGCCAGCGCCAGACTCGCACTCGTCAGGGCCAGCCACAAGTCACAAACCGTCCCAATTCTACAAG
- the LOC137291783 gene encoding protein Hook homolog 3-like isoform X2 has product MDRDKLCASLITWLKTFNIDGPCNTADELSNGIAMAQVLQQIAPDYFNDSWMSKMKRDDTLNWRIKVSNLKKILKGILEYNLEVLGIQIQGFQMPDINAIGEHNNASELGRLLQLILGCAVNCEEKHEYIQRIMAMEESVQQMIMNAIQELMTKEIASAGDSESEMAEQLKKTVEELNSALEAKEELLQRCHELDMQVASLSEEKSMFSVENERLLERLHQAESMDDPSTPAGKRYHHLSSQIEKLQEEVYKLETGKDDYRIKFDVASKELIEQKEKNAELSALADEARSLKDELDILRHTSEQVAKYESTIESYKKKLEDMSDLRGQIKMLEEKNTKYMQEHLELQEDARKVSSLKQQLEMYKIQTHELQSKLADEIKRADKAEFEFKRVQEKMVTLQSERDRIATERDSLKEMNEELKCTTQYQVPDIVAGNNELPDLASTPHRMEMLSIPPEIKEKLLRLEHENKMLTMGSAGTQDEQTQLIQTMLDDANARKNELETEVRIGNQRILELEAQLEDLQDNKLSSVSNTEVIQLHKKINELEQKVDSQTTELGQRNRELAQLQGQVSAGADRVLSLQEQLNKKDDDMKTMEERYTRYLERAKQVVSEMSSMQKMDGDAPELQLLRNQLIEKERMIAQMEKESEKTRNIRDQEQKLMVSAWYNLGMQIQRKEAEERLVNSSLGQSFLARQRQTRTRQGQPQVTNRPNSTSFVSITSYQGM; this is encoded by the exons AGCTCCAGATTACTTCAATGATTCCTGGATGTCTAAAATGAAGAGAGATGACACTCTAAACTGGAGGATAAAG GTCAGCAACttgaagaaaatattgaaaGGAATTCTGGAATATAATCTCGAG GTCCTTGGTATACAGATTCAAGGTTTCCAGATGCCTGATATAAATGCTATAG GTGAACACAACAATGCATCTGAGCTGGGGCGGTTGCTGCAGCTGATCCTGGGTTGTGCTGTCAACTGTGAGGAGAAGCATGAGTACATCCAGCGTATTATGGCCATGGAGGAGTCAGTGCAGCAGATGATCATGAACGCCATTCAGGAG ctgATGACGAAGGAAATAGCCTCTGCTGGTGACTCAGAGTCTGAAATGGCAGAACAG CTGAAGAAGACAGTGGAAGAATTGAACAGTGCCTTAGAAGCAAAAGAAGAGCTCTTGCAGCGATGTCACGAACTTGATATGCAG GTGGCATCACTGTCAGAGGAGAAGTCAATGTTCAGTGTGGAGAATGAGAGACTTCTGGAGAGACTCCATCAAGCTGAGAGTATGGATGATCCAAG CACCCCTGCTGGTAAGCGGTACCACCACCTGTCTAGTCAGATAGAGAAACTACAGGAGGAAGTGTATAAGCTGGAGACAG GCAAGGATGATTACAGAATCAAATTTGACGTTGCTTCGAAAGAACTTATAGAACAGAAAGAAAAG AATGCCGAGTTGTCAGCACTAGCGGATGAAGCCAGGTCATTGAAAGATGAACTGGATATCCTTAGACATACATCAGAACAAGTG GCCAAATATGAATCGACGATTGAGTCCTATAAAAAGAAATTGG AGGACATGAGTGACTTACGAGGACAGATAAAAATGTTAGAAGAGAAAAATActaaatatatgcaagaacatTTAGAACTACAAGAG GACGCACGTAAAGTGTCCTCCCTGAAGCAGCAGCTCGAGATGTACAAGATACAGACCCACGAGCTACAGAGCAAGCTGGCCGATGAGATCAAGCGAGCTGACAAGGCAGAGTTTGAGTTCAAGAGGGTGCAGGAGAAGATGGTGACACTGCAGAGTGAGAGAGAC AGAATAGCCACAGAGAGGGATTCCTTGAAGGAGATGAACGAGGAGCTGAAATGTACAACTCAGTACCAAGTGCCAGACATAGTGGCTGGGAATAATGAACTGCCAGACTTGGCATCAACGCCTCATCGCATGGAAATGCTATCAATACCTCCAGAAATTAA GGAAAAGTTGTTACGCCTGGAGCATGAGAACAAGATGTTGACAATGGGATCTGCAGGGACACAGGATGAGCAGACGCAGTTGATACAGACGATGCTTGATGATGCTAATGCAAGGAAGAACGAGCTTGAGACAGAAGTCAG GATAGGGAACCAGCGTATCCTGGAGCTTGAGGCCCAGCTTGAGGACCTCCAGGACAACAAGCTGTCTAGTGTTTCCAATACTGAGGTCATACAGCTGCACAAGAAGATTAACGAGCTGGAGCAGAAGGTGGACAGTCAGACAACGGAGTTGGGCCAGCGGAACCGTGAACTGGCACAGCTGCAGGGCCAGGTCAGTGCTGGCGCCGACAGGGTCCTCAGTCTTCAGGAACAACTCAACAAAAAAGATGATGACATGAAGACGATGGAGGAACGATACACCAGATACCTTGAGAGGGCCAAACAG GTTGTGTCGGAGATGAGCAGTATGCAGAAGATGGATGGTGATGCCCCAGAGCTTCAGTTACTGAGGAACCAGCTGATAGAGAAGGAGAGGATGATAGCGCAGATGGAG AAGGAGAGTGAAAAGACAAGGAACATTCGAGACCaggaacagaaactgatggtctCTGCCTGGTACAATCTG GGTATGCAAATCCAGAGGAAAGAAGCAGAAGAGAGACTTGTCAACAGCTCTTTGGGTCAGTCATTCCTTGCACGCCAGCGCCAGACTCGCACTCGTCAGGGCCAGCCACAAGTCACAAACCGTCCCAATTCTACAAG